In a single window of the Pseudochaenichthys georgianus chromosome 16, fPseGeo1.2, whole genome shotgun sequence genome:
- the LOC139435348 gene encoding uncharacterized protein produces MLDFDHHSHPSAPGCDGQQSDYRDPDTALWVYDSSLELHLWPPSGVYSNMTNAEVRKADTTGTAFGYLVHVSNHKTANAFGEAQLYLTVEEFGWMKRWLEIKGTLTCTQSRYFLYTEGKNPFRKLAYSLRLAWADVGLRSPINFTDLRTVHADNAKRFQDKGNRQRVSDFMCHNTATADKFYANNPSLKEAADIRLLFTQSLQAAAAASTAAAGNEDTFAGIDIDSDNSGEEHSPAPYQDSLPRHVPKRDQSLAEHNPSDMGEERVPYSAPTSPTVASDQLVNMQCVVVISPLVNTLYPV; encoded by the exons atgcttgacttcgaccaccactcgcatccctcagctcctggatgtgatggccagcaatccgactaccgcgacccggacactgctctatgggtatatgactcttcattggagctgcatttatggccaccgtccggggtctactccaacatgaccaacgccgaggtccgaaaggcggatacaactggcactgccttcggctacctggttcat gtaagtaaccacaagacggccaacgcgttcggggaggcgcagctgtacctcaccgtagaagaatttggatggatgaagaggtggctggaaattaagggtacgctgacctgcacccagagccgttactttctgtacacagaggggaagaacccgttcaggaagcttgcctactccctgaggttggcatgggctgatgtggggctccgcagtcccattaacttcaccgacctccgcacagtccacgccgataatgcgaagaggtttcaagacaaaggcaaccgccaaagagtgagtgatttcatgtgtcacaacactgcaactgcggacaaattttacgcgaataatccttctttgaaggaggctgcggacattcggttgctcttcacacagtcacttcaagcagcggcggcggcatcgacagcagcagcgggaaatgaagacacttttgcgggtattgacatcgacagtgacaactctggagaggagcacagcccggctccctaccaagactccctaccaagacatgtcccgaagagggaccagtcactggccgaacacaacccctcagacatgggtgaagagagggtgccatactctgccccaacttcacccactgttgccagtgatcaacttgtaaatatgcagtgtgttgttgtaatcagtccccttgtaaatacgttatatcctgtttga
- the LOC117460276 gene encoding sialic acid-binding Ig-like lectin 5, with amino-acid sequence MLCVGKLPKTLTLHKREEIEERGEEESGHSRDTQQRSLWRGDSKKQCQVCPVKTDCLKYQIRMFVLICATLLFSVRGIHAETGASVWGRPYCQAGTYCITLGEADITAEAGLCVVIPCSFSTAAAFKTQHIVWYKCKPSNRKCGDSDIIFHTNKHNTKVQSLFKGRVSLLQPDVSQGNCSIIINDLTESDSGEYQLRVNGLLYGRSDGHTYSERAVLSVKALTQKPSVMIPPLTEGQPTTLTCTAPGLCSGSDPEFTWTWRGAGEKDSQITGNITAFKTENLTAVTQSHSSTLTFNPSAEHHSSSVTCEVGFRNNITAEETVTLNVNFYPKILNSSKCEVQSGVLTCVCISKGNPLPYIIWPLLNNHSEYSVITTVSHQTIHSTLTVKDHSNTVVECVGRIKVGEVQHTIPVITSQKREANQHGPSAQLPWVIVAAVSLFVNVISIILIMFLWHSRKKVKPNQEDRTYMSIKKTDVSSDYEVIAQPLN; translated from the exons ATGCTATGTGTTGGGAAACTTCCTAAAACGTTGACGTTGCACAAGAGGGAAGAGAtagaagagagaggagaggaagagtcaGGTCATAGCAGAGACACTCAGCAGAGATCACTGTGGAGAGGAGACAGCAAGAAACAG TGTCAAGTTTGTCCTGTGAAGACTGACTGTCTCAAGTATCAAATCAGGatgtttgttctaatctgtgcAACGCTGCTTTTCTCTGTGAGGGGCATCCATGCAGAAACAG GTGCATCGGTTTGGGGAAGACCATACTGTCAAGCAGGAACATACTGTATCACTCTTGGTGAAGCAGATATAACAGCAGAGGCTGGACTCTGTGTTGTGATACCGTGTTCTTTCTCTACTGCTGCAGCCTTTAAAACCCAACATATAGTTTGGTACAAATGTAAACCGTCCAATCGAAAATGTGGCGATTCTGACATTATATTCCACACCAACAAGCACAACACCAAGGTTCAGTCTTTGTTCAAAGGACGGGTTTCACTGTTGCAGCCTGATGTGAGTCAGGGGAACTGCAGCATCATCATCAACGACCTCACCGAGTCAGACTCTGGAGAGTATCAGCTCAGAGTTAATGGTTTACTGTATGGGAGATCGGATGGACATACATACTCTGAAAGAGCAGTTCTCTCTGTCAAAG CTCTGACCCAGAAGCCCTCAGTGATGATTCCTCCTCTGACAGAGGGGCAGCCGACCACACTGACCTGCACTGCTCCTGGTCTCTGTTCTGGATCTGATCCTGAATTCACCTGGACATGGAGAGGAGCAGGAGAGAAGGACTCTCAGATCACAGGAAACATCACTGCTTTCAAGACTGAGAATCTGACTGCTGTCACACAGAGTCACAGCTCCACTTTGACCTTTAACCCTTCAGCTGAACACCACAGCAGCAGTGTTACCTGTGAGGTCGGCTTCAGAAACAACATCActgcagaggagactgtgactcttaatgTCAACT TCTATCCAAAGATCCTAAATAGCTCAAAGTGTGAGGTTCAGTCGGGGGTCCTGACCTGCGTGTGCATCAGTAAGGGGAATCCTTTACCCTACATCATATGGCCGCTGTTGAATAACCACTCTGAGTACTCCGTCATCACCACTGTGTCACACCAAACTATCCACAGCACCCTAACTGTAAAGGACCACAGCAACACTGTTGTTGAGTGTGTCGGACGCATCAAAGTTGGGGAAGTTCAACACACCATCCCTGTTATAACTTCACAGAAGCGAGAAG CAAATCAACATGGACCAAGTGCACAGCTTCCCTGGGTTATCGTTGCTGCTGTATCTCTTTTTGTAAATGTCATCAGCATAATCCTCATCATGTTCCTTTG GCACtcaagaaaaaaggtgaaaccaAACCAAGAAGACAGAACTTACATGTCAATCAAGAAAACAGACGTGTCATCTGATTATGAAGTTATTGCCCAGCCTCTGAACTAA